One window from the genome of Vicia villosa cultivar HV-30 ecotype Madison, WI unplaced genomic scaffold, Vvil1.0 ctg.000131F_1_1_1, whole genome shotgun sequence encodes:
- the LOC131624468 gene encoding WPP domain-interacting protein 1-like isoform X1, translated as MDSAKSEANYRQGNGTENDDDDCGSCTDETSPSDQSRNGARLKKWKRNPKRGDSGSDGDESVGKRIIGSCNSDSRDLSVPELENCGDEDLNSDARDMEVSHVTGDDDEDAVREDPLTEYVHTLKVLEGELQQEIKKFREIGNESFSPDDSTKFRSAAEASVVETSSVDLRFHDSCSSSSQSGKQISSSFMELQVLSLTEKLNILESQLEELQGELALKNSRIAELELALTCDEFPKDESSYTICLLDEKFKELESEFESLFQEKIEAEVKYVTIKNTMQKLKVASALVEKQETMYNSKVQIPNKLEVAGNEDPIMTNRTEETFMIQSRLCKLTCYFFFQLIMFLMLVLWLVSKLVPNSEGVVPT; from the exons ATGGATTCAGCTAAATCCGAAGCAAACTATCGTCAAGGAAACGGAACCGAGAATGACGACGACGACTGTGGTTCCTGCACCGACGAGACCTCACCGTCGGATCAATCAAGAAACGGCGCTAGGTTAAAGAAATGGAAGAGGAATCCTAAGCGAGGTGATTCCGGTAGCGACGGTGATGAATCTGTAGGGAAAAGAATCATTGGGAGTTGCAATTCGGATTCTAGGGATTTGAGTGTGCCTGAATTAGAGAACTGTGGTGATGAAGATTTGAATAGTGACGCACGTGACATGGAGGTTAGCCACGTGACGGGAGATGACGATGAAGATGCTGTAAGAGAGGATCCTTTGACTGAGTATGTTCATACTCTTAAGGTTTTGGAGGGAGAGCTTCAACAAg AAATTAAAAAATTCAGGGAGATTGGGAATGAATCTTTCTCACCAGATGACTCAACCAAGTTTAGAAGTGCTGCTGAAGCAAGTGTTGTTGAAACAAGTTCTGTTGATCTAAGATTCCATGACTCATGCTCGTCATCTAGCCAATCTGGTAAACAAATTTCATCAAGTTTCATGGAACTTCAGGTACTGAGCCTCACAGAAAAACTAAACATTTTGGAAAGCCAGTTAGAAGAATTGCAGGGTGAGCTTGCCCTTAAGAATTCCAGGATTGCTGAACTTGAGTTAGCCCTTACTTGTGACGAGTTTCCTAAGGATGAATCTAGTTACACCATATGTTTATTAGATGAAAAATTTAAAGAGCTGGAGTCTGAGTTTGAGAGTCTTTTTCAGGAAAAGATCGAAGCCGAGGTCAAATATGTGACCATCAAAAACACAATGCAGAAGTTGAAGGTTGCATCAGCTTTAGTAGAAAAACAAGAAACAATGTATAACAGTAAAGTGCAGATTCCAAATAAGCTTGAAGTGGCAGGTAATGAGGATCCAATAATGACAAACAGAACAGAGGAGACTTTTATGATTCAGAGCAGATTATGCAAGCTGACATGTTACTTTTTCTTTCAGCTCATCATGTTTTTAATGTTGGTTCTTTGGCTTGTGTCAAAGTTAGTGCCTAATTCTGAGGGGGTTGTGCCTACATGA
- the LOC131624468 gene encoding WPP domain-interacting protein 2-like isoform X2: MDSAKSEANYRQGNGTENDDDDCGSCTDETSPSDQSRNGARLKKWKRNPKRGDSGSDGDESVGKRIIGSCNSDSRDLSVPELENCGDEDLNSDARDMEVSHVTGDDDEDAVREDPLTEYVHTLKVLEGELQQEIKKFREIGNESFSPDDSTKFRSAAEASVVETSSVDLRFHDSCSSSSQSGKQISSSFMELQVLSLTEKLNILESQLEELQGELALKNSRIAELELALTCDEFPKDESSYTICLLDEKFKELESEFESLFQEKIEAEVKYVTIKNTMQKLKVASALVEKQETMYNSKVQIPNKLEVAAHHVFNVGSLACVKVSA; encoded by the exons ATGGATTCAGCTAAATCCGAAGCAAACTATCGTCAAGGAAACGGAACCGAGAATGACGACGACGACTGTGGTTCCTGCACCGACGAGACCTCACCGTCGGATCAATCAAGAAACGGCGCTAGGTTAAAGAAATGGAAGAGGAATCCTAAGCGAGGTGATTCCGGTAGCGACGGTGATGAATCTGTAGGGAAAAGAATCATTGGGAGTTGCAATTCGGATTCTAGGGATTTGAGTGTGCCTGAATTAGAGAACTGTGGTGATGAAGATTTGAATAGTGACGCACGTGACATGGAGGTTAGCCACGTGACGGGAGATGACGATGAAGATGCTGTAAGAGAGGATCCTTTGACTGAGTATGTTCATACTCTTAAGGTTTTGGAGGGAGAGCTTCAACAAg AAATTAAAAAATTCAGGGAGATTGGGAATGAATCTTTCTCACCAGATGACTCAACCAAGTTTAGAAGTGCTGCTGAAGCAAGTGTTGTTGAAACAAGTTCTGTTGATCTAAGATTCCATGACTCATGCTCGTCATCTAGCCAATCTGGTAAACAAATTTCATCAAGTTTCATGGAACTTCAGGTACTGAGCCTCACAGAAAAACTAAACATTTTGGAAAGCCAGTTAGAAGAATTGCAGGGTGAGCTTGCCCTTAAGAATTCCAGGATTGCTGAACTTGAGTTAGCCCTTACTTGTGACGAGTTTCCTAAGGATGAATCTAGTTACACCATATGTTTATTAGATGAAAAATTTAAAGAGCTGGAGTCTGAGTTTGAGAGTCTTTTTCAGGAAAAGATCGAAGCCGAGGTCAAATATGTGACCATCAAAAACACAATGCAGAAGTTGAAGGTTGCATCAGCTTTAGTAGAAAAACAAGAAACAATGTATAACAGTAAAGTGCAGATTCCAAATAAGCTTGAAGTGGCAG CTCATCATGTTTTTAATGTTGGTTCTTTGGCTTGTGTCAAAGTTAGTGCCTAA
- the LOC131624486 gene encoding SUPPRESSOR OF ABI3-5-like codes for MDPGRYALHQGWDNNSALEGYGAVHEPNFRVGDSYDERRFIDERYPRDAVYQRNNFHRDVLDREAYLPPGPAVGQWSQSKRRGYDEDYPLERESRRFQRPYHEPYNQMEGFRDREIDIYPEYDKFRDGYTNYGDRGYDKPARLAGHDRDDYAYDDYGHKSRVSHHRREDSHERNYDHGRHSYDSDYERDGKKDSNWRRRDSHDRERDKRCLSREKDPSPQRKHERSRSRSRSHSRSRSHSRSHSHSRSRSQSRGYDDNPKSRSPRGRSHSRSYREDSYVDNRYDRSERRRDRDDKRQREHYSVAPSATIVVKGLSQKTTEEDLYQILAEWGPLRHVRVIKERHSGISRGFAFIDFPSVGAAQGMMDKLGDEGLVVDGRKLFFEYSSKPTGSAGPDGTMKSGHSHKSITIPSDWMCTICSYINFARRTSCYQCNEPRTDDAPAADISLSNSSSLGKKGLEAGPTHVLVVRGLDENADEEMLRYEFSKHAPIKDLRLVRDKFTHVSRGFAFVHFYSVEDATKALDSTNGTALEKNGQILRVAYAKSILGPGSGASGTSQSSSLAAAAIEAATFSQQYDSVGWAPKEYNPDDKQSNGPEQTGTDAGAPQSGFVWDEASGYYYDATSGFYYDGNTGLYYDGNNGIWYSYDHHTQQYIPCTDQNQNKSSNNESEPSKAPDGSSTKKVVISAPATTVTSNEKPASLADAVQAAAAAALAAEKKEKEKSKEIKLASKSSILANKKKMNNVLTMWKQRSHEGQATRVALEDNQLPGSVEDKSYSSAHSAKNKLKTETAPREINVSNLGGHTTAQVAAIDSQPQPRPFSNSLGGTLMGVIRGSGRGVVRSDTYSGSTSATPSMSASSANVDAQTTPFKTDVSSLGSYTPSVSVGSGRRRFSEMPLSTSTHKEQSQTTTYRDRAAERRSLYGSSSSVGNDLSDLEIGDSTRDFASRRGDTMPFPPGVGGGRTVGDVNLDTFEVITADKAIDENNVGNRMLRNMGWQEGLGLGKDGSGMIEPVQTQAMENRAGLGSQQKKLDPSLEVQAGDSYKMLIHKKALARFREM; via the exons ATGGATCCTGGTCGCTATGCACTGCATCAAGGCTGGGATAATAACAGC GCTCTGGAGGGTTATGGTGCGGTCCATGAGCCAAATTTTCG GGTCGGCGACTCTTATGATGAAAGAAGGTTTATAGATGAAAGATATCCCAGGGATGCTGTATACCAGAGAAATAATTTCCACCGAGATGTTTTGGATCGGGAGGCCTACTTGCCACCAGGACCTGCTGTTGGTCAATGGAGTCAATCCAAGCGAAGGGGTTATGATGAAGATTATCCCCTTGAAAGGGAATCTAGACGGTTTCAGAGACCTTACCACGAACCATACAATCAAATGGAGGGTTTCAGGGATCGTGAGATTGACATTTACCCGGAGTATGATAAGTTTCGAGATGGTTATACCAACTATGGTGATCGAGGATATGACAAACCTGCTAGACTTGCAGGGCATGACCGTGATGATTATGCGTATGATGATTATGGCCACAAGTCTCGTGTTTCGCATCATCGAAGGGAGGATAGCCATGAGAGGAATTATGATCATGGTCGGCATAGTTATGATTCTGATTATGAAAGAGATGGAAAAAAAGATAGTAATTGGAGGCGACGTGATTCACATGATCGAGAACGAGACAAGAGATGTCTCAGTAGGGAAAAAGATCCAAGTCCCCAAAGGAAACATGAGCGTTCTCGATCGCGTTCACGATCCCATTCTCGGTCCCGATCACACTCCCGTTCTCATTCTCACTCTCGATCCCGTTCCCAATCTCGTGGTTATGATGATAATCCAAAATCTAGGTCTCCACGAGGTCGAAGCCACAGTCGTAGTTATCGGGAAGACAGCTATGTTGATAACCGATATGATAGAAGTGAAAGACGCAGGGACCGTGATGATAAACGTCAGCGGGAACATTATTCTGTG GCACCATCTGCAACTATTGTTGTGAAAGGTCTTTCACAGAAGACGACTGAAGAAGATCTATACCAAATCCTT GCGGAATGGGGTCCCCTTCGTCATGTCCGTGTTATAAAGGAGAGACATTCTGGCATCTCCCGTGGATTTGCATTTATTGATTTTCCTTCTGTG GGAGCTGCACAAGGAATGATGGACAAGCTAGGAGATGAAGGTCTTGTTGTGGATGGCCGGAAGCTTTTCTTCGAATATAG TAGCAAACCAACCGGAAGTGCAGGTCCAGACGGAACTATGAAATCAGGTCATAGTCATAAGAGCATTACAATACCATCTGATTGGATGTGCACTATATGTAGCTACATCAATTTTGCACGCCGAACTTCTTGCTATCAG TGTAATGAACCACGCACTGATGATGCTCCTGCAGCAGACATTTCCTTATCAAATTCCTCATCCTTAGGAAAGAAAGGTTTGGAGGCAG GTCCAACTCATGTATTGGTTGTCCGTGGATTGGATGAAAATGCGGATGAGGAAATGCTCCGCTATGAGTTTTCCAAACATGCTCCAATCAAg GATCTACGTCTTGTGAGAGACAAGTTTACTCATGTCTCGAGGGGATTCGCATTTGTACATTTTTATTCGGTAG AGGATGCTACCAAAGCTCTTGACTCAACAAATGGAACCGCCCTTGAGAAGAATGGACAGATTCTAAGAGTAGCATATGCAAAAAGCATACTGGGCCCTGGATCAGGAGCGTCAGGAACTTCACAGTCAAGCAGTCTTGCAGCTGCAGCTATTGAAGCTGCAACATTTTCCCAACAG TATGATTCTGTCGGATGGGCTCCCAAAGAATACAATCCAGATGACAAACAATCTAATGGTCCTGAGCAGACTGGTACTGATGCTGGTGCACCGCAATCAGGCTTTGTTTGGGATGAAGCATCTGGCTATTACTATGACGCCACTTCTGGGTTTTATTATGATGGGAATACTG GTCTTTACTATGATGGTAATAATGGGATCTGGTATTCATACGACCACCATACTCAGCAGTATATCCCTTGCACTGATCAAAATCAGAATAAATCATCTAATAACGAGTCTGAACCTTCAAAGGCTCCTGATGGTTCAAGCACTAAAAAAGTAGTGATTTCTGCACCTGCTACTACTGTTACTTCAAATGAGAAGCCAGCTTCACTGGCAGATGCTGTTCAGGCTGCAGCAGCAGCTGCTTTAGCTGCagagaagaaagagaaagaaaaatcgaAGGAGATAAAACTTGCTTCAAAAAGCAGTATTCTAGCAAACAAGAAAAAAATGAACAATGTCCTGACAATGTGGAAGCAGAGGAGTCATGAGGGACAGGCTACTCGAGTAGCACTGGAGGACAATCAGTTACCTGGTTCTGTTGAGGATAAGTCATATTCTTCTGCACATTCTGCAAAGAATAAATTAAAAACTGAGACAGCACCAAGGGAAATTAACGTGTCTAATCTGGGTGGTCACACAACTGCACAGGTTGCTGCTATTGACTCTCAACCACAGCCACGGCCCTTCAGTAATAGCCTCGGGGGCACTCTGATGGGGGTTATAAGGGGCTCAGGGCGAGGGGTTGTTAGATCAGATACTTATTCTGGCTCTACGTCTGCCACACCATCTATGTCCGCTTCTTCAGCAAATGTTGATGCCCAGACCACTCCTTTTAAAACAGATGTGTCTTCCCTGGGTTCATATACACCATCAGTGTCTGTTGGAAGTGGACGAAGAAGGTTTTCAGAAATGCCACTCTCTACTTCAACTCATAAGGAACAATCTCAAACAACAACCTACAGAGATCGGGCAGCTGAGAGAAGAAGTTTGTATGGCTCGTCATCTTCAGTTGGCAATGATTTGTCTGACCTTGAAATTGGGGATTCAA CTCGAGATTTTGCATCAAGGAGAGGTGACACAATGCCTTTCCCTCCTGGGGTTGGTGGAGGACGCACTGTTGGAGATGTCAACCTCGATACCTTTGAGGTGATTACGGCAGACAAAGCGATTGATGAAAACAATGTTGGTAATCGGATGCTCCGCAACATGGGATGGCAGGAAGGCTTG GGACTAGGAAAAGATGGAAGTGGAATGATAGAGCCTGTCCAGACACAAGCCATGGAAAATAGAGCAGGACTAGGTAGTCAGCAGAAAAAGTTGGACCCTAGCTTGGAGGTTCAAGCCGGTGATAGCTATAAGATGCTTATTCATAAAAAAGCACTTGCCAGGTTTCGAGAAATGTAA
- the LOC131624467 gene encoding phosphatidylinositol/phosphatidylcholine transfer protein SFH13-like isoform X2 translates to MSEIQEGVFVAEMENSEEERLRRSRIRTLKKKAINASCRFTHSIKKTRGKRRIDYRFPIEDVRDEQEESAVFQLRQRLTHMPPNHDHYHTLLRFLKARDFDTEKTIQMWEDMVLWRKQYGTDTILQDFEFEEVEEVLQYYPQGYHGVDKEGRPVYIERLGKAYPSRLMRITTMDRYLKYHVQEFERALHEKFPACSIASKRWISSTTTILDVNGLGMKNFSPTAANLLAAITKIDNSYYPETLNRMYIVNAGPGFRKMLWPAAQKFLDAKTIAKIQVLEPKSLSKLHDIIDSSQLPDFLGGSCKCPGEGGCLRSGKGPWNDPHIMKLVHNVEATFVRQIPKVSDEQQKIDHFPTHLQKGRSSDISTAESCLETNDSYSPIRQRKLTCPRLSSVHEEVRISDSDDSGNDSDPAAEELLKSHKFQFSREHSLRNDDMENITCTESFKGTSVRNWFDFAKEKVERTSFIYLSSLLIYLFEILDTFFHGLRLKFRRTQNNIVMEDNIVNLKEAVESKTPSEEDRIRPCIQRLQKLEKTIEKLRHKPADIPIEKEKMLKSALDRIKSVEFDLENTKRVLHDTVMKQVEITELMKNLKASKHQKRRLFCLR, encoded by the exons G AGATTCAAGAAGGTGTTTTTGTTGCTGAAATGGAGAACTCAGAAGAAGAGAGATTAAGAAGGTCGAGAATTAGAACACTAAAGAAGAAAGCCATAAATGCTTCATGTAGATTCACTCATTCCATTAAGAAAACAAGAGGGAAGAGAAGAATTGATTACAGGTTTCCAATTGAAGATGTTCGAGATGAACAAGAGGAATCAGCTGTGTTTCAATTGCGTCAAAGATTGACTCATATGCCTCCTAACCATGACCATTATCACACATTGCTAAG GTTTTTGAAAGCTAGAGATTTTGATACTGAGAAGACTATTCAGATGTGGGAAGATATGGTTCTTTGGAGGAAACAGTATGGAACTGATACAATCCTTCAG gattttgaatttgaagAGGTGGAAGAAGTACTGCAGTATTATCCTCAAGGTTATCATGGAGTCGATAAGGAAGGTCGGCCGGTTTATATAGAGAGGCTTGGGAAAGCTTATCCTAGCCGCTTGATGCGGATAACGACGATGGATCGATATTTGAAATACCATGTTCAGGAGTTCGAGAGAGCTTTACACGAGAAATTTCCGGCGTGTTCCATTGCGTCGAAGAGATGGATTTCTTCAACCACGACAATATTGGATGTGAATGGCTTG GGAATGAAGAATTTCTCGCCTACTGCGGCGAATCTCTTGGCTGCTATCACGAAAATAGATAACAGTTACTATCCTGAG ACGTTAAATCGAATGTATATCGTCAATGCTGGTCCCGGTTTTAGAAAGATGCTTTGGCCTGCTGCTCAGAAGTTTCTTGATGCCAAAACTATTGCAAAGATACAG GTTCTTGAACCAAAGTCTTTATCTAAATTACATGATATCATCGACTCTAG TCAGTTGCCGGATTTTTTGGGTGGCTCGTGTAAATGTCCGGGAGAAGGTGGATGTCTCAGGTCTGGCAAGGGGCCATGGAATGATCCTCATATAATGAAG TTGGTTCATAATGTGGAGGCCACATTTGTGAGACAAATCCCCAAAGTTTCCGATGAACAGCAGAAAATTGACCATTTTCCTACACACCTACAGAAG GGAAGAAGTAGTGATATATCAACGGCGGAATCTTGCTTAGAAACTAATGATTCTTACTCACCAATTAGGCAGAGGAAACTTACATGTCCTCGTTTATCCTCAGTTCATGAAGAA GTTAGGATATCAGATAGCGACGATAGTGGCAATGATAGTGATCCTGCAGCAGAAGAATTGCTCAAAAGCCATAAATTTCAGTTTTCCCGGGAACACTCATTGCGAAATGATGATATGGAGAACATTACTTGTACAGAAAGTTTCAAAG GAACTTCGGTCAGAAATTGGTTCGACTTTGCTAAGGAAAAAGTGGAGAGAACAAGTTTCATATATCTGTCAAGTTTACTGATATATCTTTTTGAAATACTAGATACATTCTTCCACGGTTTAAGATTAAAATTTCGGAGAACACAGAACAATATTGTTATGGAAGATAACATTGTTAACCTTAAAGAAGCTGTTGAAAGCAAAACACCCTCTGAAGAGGATCGTATTCGTCCATGTATACAACGACTACAGAAATTAGAAAAAACAATTGAGAAACTTAGACATAAACCTGCTGATATACCGATAGAAAAGGAGAAAATGCTTAAGAGCGCTTTGGATAGGATCAAATCGGTCGAGTTTGACCTTGAAAATACTAAGAGG GTGCTACATGATACAGTGATGAAACAAGTTGAGATTACTGAGCTAATGAAGAATTTGAAGGCATCAAAACATCAA AAAAGAAGGCTATTTTGTTTAAGATGA
- the LOC131624467 gene encoding phosphatidylinositol/phosphatidylcholine transfer protein SFH13-like isoform X1, with protein MSEEIQEGVFVAEMENSEEERLRRSRIRTLKKKAINASCRFTHSIKKTRGKRRIDYRFPIEDVRDEQEESAVFQLRQRLTHMPPNHDHYHTLLRFLKARDFDTEKTIQMWEDMVLWRKQYGTDTILQDFEFEEVEEVLQYYPQGYHGVDKEGRPVYIERLGKAYPSRLMRITTMDRYLKYHVQEFERALHEKFPACSIASKRWISSTTTILDVNGLGMKNFSPTAANLLAAITKIDNSYYPETLNRMYIVNAGPGFRKMLWPAAQKFLDAKTIAKIQVLEPKSLSKLHDIIDSSQLPDFLGGSCKCPGEGGCLRSGKGPWNDPHIMKLVHNVEATFVRQIPKVSDEQQKIDHFPTHLQKGRSSDISTAESCLETNDSYSPIRQRKLTCPRLSSVHEEVRISDSDDSGNDSDPAAEELLKSHKFQFSREHSLRNDDMENITCTESFKGTSVRNWFDFAKEKVERTSFIYLSSLLIYLFEILDTFFHGLRLKFRRTQNNIVMEDNIVNLKEAVESKTPSEEDRIRPCIQRLQKLEKTIEKLRHKPADIPIEKEKMLKSALDRIKSVEFDLENTKRVLHDTVMKQVEITELMKNLKASKHQKRRLFCLR; from the exons G AAGAGATTCAAGAAGGTGTTTTTGTTGCTGAAATGGAGAACTCAGAAGAAGAGAGATTAAGAAGGTCGAGAATTAGAACACTAAAGAAGAAAGCCATAAATGCTTCATGTAGATTCACTCATTCCATTAAGAAAACAAGAGGGAAGAGAAGAATTGATTACAGGTTTCCAATTGAAGATGTTCGAGATGAACAAGAGGAATCAGCTGTGTTTCAATTGCGTCAAAGATTGACTCATATGCCTCCTAACCATGACCATTATCACACATTGCTAAG GTTTTTGAAAGCTAGAGATTTTGATACTGAGAAGACTATTCAGATGTGGGAAGATATGGTTCTTTGGAGGAAACAGTATGGAACTGATACAATCCTTCAG gattttgaatttgaagAGGTGGAAGAAGTACTGCAGTATTATCCTCAAGGTTATCATGGAGTCGATAAGGAAGGTCGGCCGGTTTATATAGAGAGGCTTGGGAAAGCTTATCCTAGCCGCTTGATGCGGATAACGACGATGGATCGATATTTGAAATACCATGTTCAGGAGTTCGAGAGAGCTTTACACGAGAAATTTCCGGCGTGTTCCATTGCGTCGAAGAGATGGATTTCTTCAACCACGACAATATTGGATGTGAATGGCTTG GGAATGAAGAATTTCTCGCCTACTGCGGCGAATCTCTTGGCTGCTATCACGAAAATAGATAACAGTTACTATCCTGAG ACGTTAAATCGAATGTATATCGTCAATGCTGGTCCCGGTTTTAGAAAGATGCTTTGGCCTGCTGCTCAGAAGTTTCTTGATGCCAAAACTATTGCAAAGATACAG GTTCTTGAACCAAAGTCTTTATCTAAATTACATGATATCATCGACTCTAG TCAGTTGCCGGATTTTTTGGGTGGCTCGTGTAAATGTCCGGGAGAAGGTGGATGTCTCAGGTCTGGCAAGGGGCCATGGAATGATCCTCATATAATGAAG TTGGTTCATAATGTGGAGGCCACATTTGTGAGACAAATCCCCAAAGTTTCCGATGAACAGCAGAAAATTGACCATTTTCCTACACACCTACAGAAG GGAAGAAGTAGTGATATATCAACGGCGGAATCTTGCTTAGAAACTAATGATTCTTACTCACCAATTAGGCAGAGGAAACTTACATGTCCTCGTTTATCCTCAGTTCATGAAGAA GTTAGGATATCAGATAGCGACGATAGTGGCAATGATAGTGATCCTGCAGCAGAAGAATTGCTCAAAAGCCATAAATTTCAGTTTTCCCGGGAACACTCATTGCGAAATGATGATATGGAGAACATTACTTGTACAGAAAGTTTCAAAG GAACTTCGGTCAGAAATTGGTTCGACTTTGCTAAGGAAAAAGTGGAGAGAACAAGTTTCATATATCTGTCAAGTTTACTGATATATCTTTTTGAAATACTAGATACATTCTTCCACGGTTTAAGATTAAAATTTCGGAGAACACAGAACAATATTGTTATGGAAGATAACATTGTTAACCTTAAAGAAGCTGTTGAAAGCAAAACACCCTCTGAAGAGGATCGTATTCGTCCATGTATACAACGACTACAGAAATTAGAAAAAACAATTGAGAAACTTAGACATAAACCTGCTGATATACCGATAGAAAAGGAGAAAATGCTTAAGAGCGCTTTGGATAGGATCAAATCGGTCGAGTTTGACCTTGAAAATACTAAGAGG GTGCTACATGATACAGTGATGAAACAAGTTGAGATTACTGAGCTAATGAAGAATTTGAAGGCATCAAAACATCAA AAAAGAAGGCTATTTTGTTTAAGATGA